One Triticum dicoccoides isolate Atlit2015 ecotype Zavitan chromosome 4B, WEW_v2.0, whole genome shotgun sequence genomic window carries:
- the LOC119292646 gene encoding protein SLOW WALKER 1-like yields MLMEQLEDGAQKVDNILEEECGDLFFVAATRVFSHLLHRDPTFDFNKVMAPFSKSLVKALQRSWKAMSMCCLASSTEVAVGSLTRPRRTIATAAVMPLIKRKKEKEPPPSGQHNHPNPIPSHSIVAAPRCNLAAWSSTVHLFTGDPLAPRPRVTVCKDTAAFSPSFRCDGALLAAGDGRGVVRVFHVDKPTAGPLRTLSAHVAQARVVRYPEAGGDKVHLLTAGDDALLAYWDVTSETPVFTVPAAHRDYIRASVPSPVDHSLFIKMEEVTKRMAQIENLNEETNIHCVNHSRWCMQFS; encoded by the exons ATGCTTATGGAGCAGCTCGAGGACGGGGCCCAGAAGGTGGACAATATCCTAGAGGAAGAGTGCGGCGACCTCTTCTTCGTGGCAGCgactcgcgtcttcagccacctccttcACCGTGACCCCACCTTTGACTTCAACAAGGTGATGGCCCCATTCTCGAAGAGTCTCGTGAAGGCCTTGCAGAGGTCGTGGAAAGCCATGTCAATGTGCTGCTTGGCAAGTTCTACTGAAGTGGCGGTGgggagcctgacgaggccgcggcgGACGATTGCAACGGCGGCGGTGATGCCTCTTATTAAG agaaagaaagaaaaagaaccccCACCCTCCGGGCAGCACAACCACCCAAACCCTATCCCATCCCACTCCATCGTCGCCGCCCCCAGATGCAATCTCGCCGCCTGGTCCTCCACCGTGCACCTCTTCACCGGCGACCCGCTCGCGCCGCGCCCCAGGGTGACCGTCTGCAAGGACACTGCCGCCTTCTCGCCCTCCTTCCGCTGCGACGGCGCgctgctcgccgccggcgacgggCGGGGCGTCGTGCGCGTCTTCCACGTCGACAAGCCCACCGCGGGCCCGCTCCGGACCCTCTCCGCCCATGTCGCCCAGGCCCGCGTCGTCCGCTACCCCGAGGCCGGCGGAGACAAGGTCCACCTCCTCACCGCCGGCGACGACGCGCTGCTCGCCTACTGGGACGTCACCTCCGAGACGCCCGTCTTCACCGTCCCCGCCGCGCACCGCGACTACATCCGCGCCAGCGTGCCGTCCCCCGTCGACCACAGCCTCTTCATCAAAATG GAAGAAGTGACTAAGAGGATGGCACAGATAGAAAATCTCAATGAG GAAACAAACATCCACTGTGTCAATCACTCAAGATGGTGCATGCAGTTTTCTTGA